The Thermocrinis ruber genome has a window encoding:
- a CDS encoding ferredoxin oxidoreductase, with the protein MYYVADVNESECAKYNCKQCVLFCPEPNTLMYHSTKHTAWVNYSRCKGCAICVYVCSDLLKRNCIQMVMMTAGD; encoded by the coding sequence ATGTATTACGTGGCAGATGTGAATGAATCAGAGTGTGCAAAATACAACTGCAAGCAGTGTGTGTTATTCTGTCCAGAACCTAACACTTTGATGTATCACAGTACCAAACATACCGCTTGGGTCAATTACTCAAGATGCAAAGGCTGTGCCATATGCGTCTATGTTTGTTCAGACCTTTTGAAGAGAAACTGCATACAAATGGTTATGATGACTGCAGGAGATTGA